Genomic window (Capsicum annuum cultivar UCD-10X-F1 chromosome 10, UCD10Xv1.1, whole genome shotgun sequence):
ACGTACTCGCCCGTTTCACATTACTTGTCTCACATACtgaaaatagttattttaatttaccGATTAATTTATATAATCGaggtaattttattatatttttttttctttttacgcTTAGTATTAGTAAAATATACCTCTCTAATTACAAAATTAGCACATAGTACAatgaaaataaccaaaaatagATTTTCTGGTTGATGCACATAGacttgacccgacccgacccgacccgacccgacccggaAAAGTTTATTTTTAACCTCTATCCGGGTCAAGTCTTTTTGACCGGGTTTCAGACCCATATATGTTTAATTTGCCAATATAATTTTCTATATGCAGATCTGATAATAATcaaagattgttttttttttgtttgtttttacaatttttttgcaGGTTTCAAGAAGCAAAAAAGGGAGACATATATACTAAATTGTAAGTAATTTTACATTATTAACATCATGTTAAACTTATTTACAAGTATAAAACAATGAAACTTAATAGGTCAATTAGTcgactatctaaacttttatgttattgttgcGATTCATTTTCCACCTTGTACCCTTCCCGACCCctccccctccaaaaaaaaaataaaaaaatcttagtAGCTCAGTTAGCGGATCCCCCAAAAATACAAGAATCTTAGTAGCTCAATTGGTcgatttcacaaaaaaaataaataagaattttaGTAGCTCAGTTGGTCGGTCTCCAAATCAAGAATCTTAGTAGCTCGATTGGTCTCCAAAAAAACAAGAATCTTAGTAGCTCTGTTGGTcgatctccaaaaaaaaaaaagaattttagtaACTCAGTTGGTCGACTAAACTTTTATCTTGGTGTTGCGTGTTcaattctccaccttgtagtcaCCTTCCCGACCCTCCACTCCCACTCCCACCCCCACCCTCTGAAAAAACAagaatcttagtagttcagttgGTCGATCACTAGCTTAGTTGGTTGGTCCTAAAAGAACAAGAATCATAGTAGCTCAGTTGATCGGTCCTCCAAAAAAACAAGAATCTTAATAGCTCAATTGGTCGGTCTCCCAAAAAAAACAagaatcttagtagcttagttggtcGGTCCCCAAATCAAGAATCTTAGTAGCTCAATTGGTCGgtcccccccccctccccccaccaaaaaaaaaaagaatcctaGTGGCTCAGTTGGTCGGTCCCTAATAAGAATTTTAGTAGCTTAATTGGCCGGTCCCTCAACAAGAATCTTTGTAGCTTAGTTGGTCAATCCCTCAACAAGAATCCTAGTAGCTCAGTTGGCCGGTCCCCAAAAAAATAagaatcttagtagcttagttggtcGGTCCCTCAACAAGAATCCTAGTAGCTCAGTTGGCCGGTCTCCAAAAAAAACAAGAATCTCAGTTGGTTGGTCCCTCAACAAGAATCTTAGTAGCTCAGCTGGTCGGTCGATTTAGTTGCAATTTGTAGTTTTTTTCTTCTACAAAGAAAGGTTGGTTCTTGATTGAATTCATCCCTCAGTTGACTATTATGTTTGTagtttttttgatatatatatatatcaggcATTGCATACTCCGGATAATACCTCTTAGACAAGCAAAAACCAAGAATCTTAGTAGCTCTATTGGTGAACTATCTAAAGTTTCACATTGTTATTGAGAGGTTCGATTCccaattttgaagaaaaaaaaaaagggcagcccagtgcactaaagctaccgctatgcgcggtgtccggggaagggctccaccacaagggtgtatcgtacgcagccttaccttgcatttctgccagaggctgtttccaaggcttgaacccgtgaccttctggtcacatggcaacaactttaccaggtACTCCGAGGCTCCCCTTCAGTTGGTTATGGAAagtaactttaccagttactttgaagaaaaaaaaagtaataataatttcaAGTGGTTATGGAAAGTTTTACAACATGGTAGATTTACCAATCTCAGTTGTTTCCtaatttgaactttattttttataGCTTTTAGATATACATCAGGCATTGCATTCTTCGGGTAATTCTTGTTATATTGAACATTGGTCTGAGGGTtcatttgtacatttttataggGCTATACGGACTTGAGCGTCTAGAACAACGGAATCAGGAGGAGCAGAGTGAACAAAATCCGCTTTGGGGTGAATTCCCTTCTCTGAGCTTTCTTGCTGTGTGATTTGATCTATCGCTCTTTTACTTTGCACGGTCTGGATAGGCGTGCATCATCATAGCACGAGGGGCAAGAGAAAGGAATGGAAACGGATACTCAATTTAAAGTGAGTATGCTATTATGACTTGTTTTCGGGTTCAGTAAGACTTTTATAGGCAGTTTAGAGTTGGTTGGCTGATTGCCATTCTCTCATAGTAGCATTTAGTTATGAAACTAGTCTAATTAGCGTGCTACGATGAACTTTCTGCTTTCGTCTTAGTGCCTTTGGTCCTTTCTTTCTATGATTTGGGCAAAAAACTACATGTTTGGCGATGCTGGCGTCTAAAGTTAGTATCTTGTTGGGTAAGCGTCTGTCCATTAACCAAACAAAGCAAACCCATGCTGCAATACTTGTTAATGGTCTTTATGATCTTGAGTCGTCGCTAGTTCGGCAGATAATCGACTCTACAAGCAGTCACTCTTATAATACCTCACACTATATTAAACTAATCCTCAATCATGTGCGAAATATAGATGTCTTCTCGGTGGCTTCCACTATCCGTTTCTTTTCCAGGAATTGTCAGTTCAGGGAGGCTGTTAATTTATACGGAGAATTGCAGAGGTGTGGACTTAGTCCCAGCACTTTTGCTGTATCGTCTGCTTTAAAGGCTTGTGCAAGGATTCCGTACAGGTCTGGTGGGATATTGATTCACGCACAAGTTTACAAGTATGGCTTCTGTAATGCTGTCCATGTGCAGACAGCTCTAGTAGATTTCTACTCAAAAGTAGGTAATATGGATTTTGCCCAAAGCGTCTTCGATGAGATGGTTGAGAAAAATATAGTATCGTGGAATTCAGTACTCGGTGGATATGTAAAATCTGGTGACTTAAAAATGGCACAAAGTGTTTTTGATGAGATGCCGGAGAAAGATGTTATTTCGTGGAACTCTATGGTTTCTGGGTATGCGAGGATGGGGAATATAGAGCGGGCATGTGCGTTGTTTAGACAGATGCCAGAGAGAAGTACTGCCTCGTGGAATGCAATGATCAGCGGATATATAGACTGTGGGAAGATAGAGTTAGCACGCAGTTTCTTTGAGGCAATGGACCAAAAGAATACTGTTTCATATATCGTATTGATTTCTGGATACTCGAAATGTGGAGATGTTGAATCAGCCGAGGAACTCTTTGGGCAATTGCGTAGGAAAGATCGACTAGTATACAATGCCATGATAGCTTGTTATGCTCAAAACAGCCGGGCGAAAGAAGCTCTGCGGCTGTTCAATGAAATGCTTCGATTAGATTTGCGACCTGATGGAATGACCTTGGCAAGTGCTATATCTGCTTGTTCTCAGCTAGGAGATCTAAAGTTTGGTTCTTGGATCGAGTCATTCATTCGTGGAACTGGAATTCAAATGGATGACTACTTGGCCACCAGTTTGATCGACCTTTATGCAAAATGTGGAAGTATTGATAAAGCTTACAATCTATTCCACGGCTTGATAAAGAAAGATTTGGTAGTGTATACTGCCATGATACTGGGATGTGGAATAAACGGTAGGGCTAATGATGCCATCGAGTTGTTTGACGAGATGATGAATGCTGAAATCAACCCAAACATAGTCACAATTACAGGGATATTGACTGCCTACAGTCACATCGGAATGGTAGAAGAAGCATACCGTTGCTTTATTTCTTTACAGAAGTATGGTCTTTCTCCCTCAGTTGACCATTACGCTATAGTAGTTGACGTTTTAAGTAGGGCAGGGCGGTTAGAAGAAGCACACGGGTTGATTAAAGGCATGTCAAATCAGCCTCATGCTGGTGTATGGGGAGCATTGCTTCTTGGTTGCAGTTTGCATAACAATTTAGAGCTCGGTGAGATTGCAGCCGCACATTGTATTGAGTTGGAACCCGACAGTTCTGGCTATCGTTCTCTTCTCGCAAATATTTACGCTTCTTCGGGAAGGTGGGATGATGCCGAGAGGCTGAGAAAAGGTGTTGAAGAAACGGGATACAACAAATTGCCCGGTTGCAGTTGGATAGAAGAAGCAAAAGCTTAGGAGGTCTTCTTTGCAATAACGTGATTCCAACTGCTTTACTTCATCGTACATGAGCTCTGTCAACGTCATTCCCGATAAGGAAGTAATGCCAGCTTCATAATATTTCGTTGTTGATGACTGGTTACGATGACCTCCCTTCCACCATTTGCTTCAATAGGAAATTACTTGATGACGATGACCCTTAATTGGAGGTATGTTTCTGACTATATAGATCGTCAAACTTTTTATTTCTAATGTACAGACTCAAAATTACCGAGTTCAAAAAGTGTCTAGTGATGATCGTGGAACCTCATAGCTCTGCGTTACTGAATTTGATAGAACTCGCTCGTTTTAACTTATCTTTGATTTGGTGGCTGAAATTCCGGTTCTTATTGGGAAGCCATCGTTATTTACAAAGTCCTTTTCTAGTTTATGGAAATTTTATCATGGTAAATATACACGAGGGCGATACTGTTTCTTGAATCTGATCATTTCGCTCCACTACAACATCTACGATTTAATTTGAAAAACTCCAAATTGTTCTTGTCCTATATATCTGCTGCTTGGAATTGAAATAGAATTGGACCAATAGCACCCTATCTGTCAGTTAACcttaaaaaagggcagcccggtgcactaaagctaccgctatgtgcggtgtccggggaagggccccaccacaagggtgtatcgtatgcagccttaccttgcatttctgccagcggctgtttccaaggcttgaacccgtgacctcctagtcacatggcagcaactttaccagttactccaaggctccccttcaaaaaCTTAATTTAATGAATTGCTGTTAGAGTGGACGTTAACTTGATAAAGTGGCTTATAGTGTTTTTGTTGATTATGAATGCAATTCTAAgtcttagattgttttattttgagtcgggggtctatcggaaacagcctctctatctcacatctaaggtagtggtatggactgcgtacacttaccctccccagaccccacttggtgagaatatactgggtatgttgttgttgttgtgttgatTCAATCACTGTTTATAGCATGGACCGGGTTATGGACTTATCGTATGATAAAGGATGGACCAGTATTCGACTGTGTTATGCTCTGTAATTTAGCTATCATGTGCGTCGGGGTGTTGAGTTATATTACGAGGTTTTACTCTCATAGTCTTCTGCTTTGTCGATGGAGATGCTAACTCGCGATAAGAATTTAAAGAGTTTTTTTAGcaaatttgagaaatatgataTCAAGGAAGTAGACCTGCCGATTGGTTAACTCATGGAGCCGTATATAGCGCTACTCGTTTCCTCATTTTTCGCAACATAGTTTCCTTTCAGCCGTATATACAGGGGCGGAGCTACAGTGGTTTATGGGGGTTCGGCCGAACCCACTAGCTTTTATATAGACCCTATAGTTGTaactaaaaaatccaaaaaaggtaCATCATTATATATGTCCGAACCCACATACAAATGTAGTCCGTTGGTCCAGTGGTAGGCGCTTAGCCTCTCGTCTCTGAGATGGGGCTTCAAACCCCACTAAgctcttcttgtttttttttgcttttagcTCTTTTACTGCACGTTTTTCCTCCATTAATTCAACGTAGCTGTGTGAACTATCTGAGCATCCCACCCAATATTTCAACATAATGGCTAAAGTAGGTGGTGTAAATTTCTTACACACTTTATACAACCAACACCTGATGTTGTTTATACTAGGTGATTCGTTCCAATCTGTTTTAGACTTGGGGGATAGACTTGTGTTGGTTGGAGGTAGCAGATACCcttggaattagtcgaggtgtgtgGTGCGCGCAAGCTGCGACAGTTATAAGTAAACATGGGCATTGTCTATATTTTGACCGTAGCTAAATGAGTTCCAGATACTATTGCCCCTTTAATCTTAAATTATCCTCCCTATTACCCACAAAATCCTATGAAACTTGCACTTGTTTCATAATCTTTATACCAATTCATCAGTGGACATGAAATGTACTTATAATTGTGCTGTTACGTATGACATGTAGATAATAGATTAACTTTGAGTGTCGCTTCAGATTCTTTTTCGCGTTTGTGCTTTGAATTCTGGCATAAACTTTTAGACTTAGGATATGAGAGTAGATAGTGAGTCAGCAAAGAAATGTCCTGTTATTTAGATTTTTACTACCTGAAATTGGCTATGGTCTGCGTACGCTATAACCTCCtaagaccccactttgtgggactaaagggggtatgttgttgttttagcTTACtgtttcagtttttctttttgcTAGGAAATATGGAATAGTCCATATTCAAATGATAGCTTGACATTGATGCATCTCCGTCCACTGCCATGCTCTCTGAAGTAGCTCAACTTCTGAAGATTACAATAGTGGGAGGATCTATACCTGAACGCAGTGGGGACAAGTTGTATAATATTTGCCGTGTCTTTGATACTGATGGAAAGCCGAAAGCTAAGCACAAAAAGGTAAGCATACACTTCTCTTTTTGCGGTAAGATCTAGAAGAAGCTAAGAAAGTGATTATAGTATGCTCGATCAATTATGTAACTATAAAACTTCACTAGGACGAGTTCTCATAGTGTACAGTGGTTTTCGGATTCAGAGATTGAATGATGTTGCAGACTGTAGTCAGACATTTATTTCTTGATGTGCAGTTCTCTGAGTTGCTTAGTTGTTCCATCATGGCTGACAAAAGCTTCTTCATAATGTCATTTTACACTAAGAGTGCTGCCAATGGCCCGAACTGAACAGATGATTGATCGCTTACCTCGCCGAATGCAATTGTAATGATAATGCTTATATTTATAGTGTTTAAGCAATTTATcgcttttttaaatatattaaatatcctTATTTGTTAGTTACTTTGGCTAAGGTTATACATAAGCTTGAGGCCGTTGTCTTAGCTTGAATTCTAAACCCAGAGACTTAAAGTTTTGGCTCCGCCTCTGGCGTATATAGTGCAGGATCTGTTCATCCTTTCAATTTCCAGCTGAGCGCTTGCGTGCATTGATTTATGCTTGGTCTAGACTAGAGATGGAACGTGttccttgagccgagggtctaccggaaatagcctctctatctcggaggtagtggtaaggtttgcATACACTCTACCGTCTCCGGACCCCCCCTTTGTGAGATTATACTGTGTATGTTGTCGTTTTAAGAAGGAGCGCATCGTGAAGCTAGTAAGATCCAAGTGTGGAACCATTTTGATACAGTGAAGTTGGAACCGCGAGTTTATTGATTTATGCTGTCTAGAGATGGCCCGTCCCTTCAGCCAAGGGCCTACCGGAAATGGCTTCTCTATCTCGGAAGTAGTGGTAAGGTCTGGCATACACTCTACCGTCTCCGGACCCCACTTTTGTGAGATTATACTTGCTATGTTGTCGTTTTAGAGAAGGAGAGCGGCGGTACTGTGACTCCGTGCACAGAGAGCTTAGTGTACCGGATTGCCTTTTTTTTCGTTTGATCATTTTTTTAGATACTGTGAATACATACATACTAACTAAGCCTGCACACCTGGCAGGAATCGAACCTGCAACGTTAGGGTTAGCTAGCGGCCCAAGTAATGCGACCTGGTACCACTGGGCTGTGATTCATCATTGGTTCAAGGTGAACATGGTTAATAtatctatagaaatatagaaaatctaCCCTATATGTACAGTGTAATTTTTTgtcgagggggttcgggtgaacctcCTGGCACCCACGTAGGTCGCCCCTACCTCTAGTCCCCTAACTATCTACTTGTGCTCCTAACTCCTACTAAACAATCTTACAAATGTATATTCTTTAGTCCCTACATTCGATAAAATTGGAACGatacaaaaaaaagtgaaatggTCCTTGCGCTACGATGACACACACGTACAAATCGAGAAAGAGTCTCGATGTGTATATGAAAGATGTGATTTCATATGCGGAAGGATCGCTACACAGCTTTGGTGTTCGAACGCTCCAGAAATAGATGAGCATCCAGTACccccgaactatggtcaaagttgttacgacacacgtcaacttcgcaagggtcctattaccccctctgaactcaattttagcgtattttgtCACCCTTTGGTGCTGACATAACCATCGTTAAGTAACATGTAGTTGTAACTTAGGGTCCGTTTGGCCATGTGAGATGaaatataatatgaaattaaTTGGGATGAAGTTAACGTTTTGTTTGGACTTGCAAGTTGAACTTTTTAAGTTGCATGTtttctcataaacataaaaacttCATAAGTCGTGAAAACTGTCAAAATTACACCAATTCTTTATATAATTTTAACAAATAATTGCTATCTAAATTTGCACTAAAAAATGTGACGTAGCAGTGGAAACAAccttaaatattaaaatttaaaatccaacaaagacataaaaacacttttaaaattagaaataaattaaTGAGGAAACCACACTGAAACTTACAAGTGGATAAAGAAATCCTAAACTttaacaccaaattataacattgatcataaactttgatagtgcacaaataagatctttaattattcaaaatctgaacaaataaaCACCCCTATCTtatgtggcaaaacgcgtgttgtACACGCAAAACGGCGCGCGTCCGAGTTGGAATTGAAGGGTTTTTTTattcagcttttgtatagttaaagggtctATTTGTGCACCGATAAAGTTAAAGGTTATACTTATAATGTGTGTTTTTTTATTAGGTGGCACCATATTAGTGGATTAGTAATCTACATCAGTgcaagtgaggtacacgcgtgtAGTTGCAAAATCGGAGTATCATTTTGTTcaggttttgtatagttaaagggcttGCTTGtccactatcaaagtttaaggtcaatgttataatttggtgtcaagtttagggtcatatttatgtattatgcctaaagAAATTGTACAATTAAATGTTAAACCTAGTATGGTATGTACGAtccttaaaatatatatatatatgtgtgtgtgtcttgtctaattttttttttaccatgtgtttgttatcttcttttttattaaGTCGAAGATTTATCGAAGACAATCTGCGTATTACCTTGTGGGTATCTTGCttcctttattatctagcagTGTGATATTCTTTATCGTTGTTTACTTTTATGTGATTTATTTGTTGTATCGTTATCTGTCTTGAGtcggggatctatcggaaacagtctctttACTACATCTGAGGTAATGATAtcgactgcgtacactttaccctccccaggtcccattttatgaaaatacactgagtatgttgtaaGTTGTACTAGTGAAAGAACACTGAATATGTTACTATTGTTGTTACCTAGTGTTCAATATCTGTTTTGGAGCCCGTCggattaattaaaattttttagaaaaagaaggaATCGCTATAATAACCATAGCTAGTTTAGGATGAATAGATGCCTACACCTGTCCAatcatttcttgattttttcatcTTATGTCCAGCATTCGCTTTGAAACTCTGACTAATCTTCATATTGTGTCGTATAAGATTTATTTTGGTAGTAAAtcactttttatcaaaaataatttcatttttagaaGCTCGAATTCAAAACCTTCAGAAATAATC
Coding sequences:
- the LOC107845430 gene encoding pentatricopeptide repeat-containing protein At4g22760, which translates into the protein MLASKVSILLGKRLSINQTKQTHAAILVNGLYDLESSLVRQIIDSTSSHSYNTSHYIKLILNHVRNIDVFSVASTIRFFSRNCQFREAVNLYGELQRCGLSPSTFAVSSALKACARIPYRSGGILIHAQVYKYGFCNAVHVQTALVDFYSKVGNMDFAQSVFDEMVEKNIVSWNSVLGGYVKSGDLKMAQSVFDEMPEKDVISWNSMVSGYARMGNIERACALFRQMPERSTASWNAMISGYIDCGKIELARSFFEAMDQKNTVSYIVLISGYSKCGDVESAEELFGQLRRKDRLVYNAMIACYAQNSRAKEALRLFNEMLRLDLRPDGMTLASAISACSQLGDLKFGSWIESFIRGTGIQMDDYLATSLIDLYAKCGSIDKAYNLFHGLIKKDLVVYTAMILGCGINGRANDAIELFDEMMNAEINPNIVTITGILTAYSHIGMVEEAYRCFISLQKYGLSPSVDHYAIVVDVLSRAGRLEEAHGLIKGMSNQPHAGVWGALLLGCSLHNNLELGEIAAAHCIELEPDSSGYRSLLANIYASSGRWDDAERLRKGVEETGYNKLPGCSWIEEAKA